DNA sequence from the Candidatus Methylomirabilota bacterium genome:
ACCGGCTGGGCGTGGACGTGGGCGGCACCTTCACCGACTTGGTCCTGGTGGGGCCGGACGGGCAGGCCTTGACGCACAAGGTGCTGTCGACGACGGCGAACTACGCCGAGGGCATCGTCGCCGGCGTCCGCGCCCTGCTGGCCGAGGCCGGGGTGGCGCCGGCGGCGGTGGGCGACGTCGTCCACGGGACCACCGTGGCGACCAACGCCATCCTCGAGCACCGCGGGGCCCGGACGGGTCTGATCACCACGGCCGGGTTCCGGGACATCCTGGAGATCCGGCGTCTCCGGATGCCGCGCCTCTACGACATGGACTTCGAGCGGCCGGCGCCGCTGGTGCGGCGGCGCTGGCGCCGCGAGGTCGGCGAGCGGATGAACCATCGCGGGGAGATCGTGCAACCGCTCGATCGGGCCGGCGCGGCGGCCGCGGTCGATCGCCTGATCGCCGAGGGCGTCGAGTCCATCGCGGTGTGCCTGCTCCACGCCTACGCGAACCCGGCGCACGAGCGGGCCCTCGGCGCCCTGGTCCGGGAGCGCGCGCCCGGAGTCTCCCTCACCCTCTCGTCGGACATCCTCCCGGAGATCCGCGAGTTCGAGCGGACGAGCACGGCGGTGGCGAACGCCTACGTGATGCCGATCATGGACCGCTACCTCGAGCGCCTGGCCTCGGATCTCACCACCCTGGGCGTCGACGGCGCCCTCCTCGTGATGCAGTCCAATGGCGGCATCATGACCGCCGACGGGGCCCGCCGGCGACCGGTCCACGTGATCGAGTCGGGGCCGGCGGCGGGGGTGATCGCCACCGCCGCCCTGGCGCGGCGGACCGGGCTCTCCAACGTCATCAGCATCGACATGGGCGGGACCACGGCCAAGGCCTCGATCATCGAGGGCGGAGAGATCAAGCGGACGGGGGAATACGAGATCGGCGGCAGCGTGTCGCAGGGCAGCCGGCTGAACAAGGGCGGGGGCTATCTCCTGCGGGTCCCCGCCATCGACATCGCGGAGGTGGGCGCCGGCGGCGGCAGCCTCGTGAGCCTCGATCCCGCCGGGGCGCTCCGCGTCGGACCGGAGAGCGCCGGAGCCCTGCCCGGACCCGTGTGTTACGACCTCGGGGGCACGCAGGTGACGTTGACCGACGCCAACGTCTGCCTCGGCTATCTCCACCCCGAGCGGCTCGCCAGCGGGCTTCCGCTTCGCGCCGGTCCGGCGCGTTCGGCGCTGGCCGCGCAGATCGCGGCGCCCCTGGGCCTGCCGCTCCTGGAGGCGGCCCACGGCGTATACCTCCTCGGGTGCGCCGGGATGGCGCGCGCGGTCCGGGCCGTGACGATCGAGCGCGGGCGGGACCCGCGGGACTTCACCATCGTCGCCTTCGGCGGGAACGGGCCGCTGTTCGCCGCCGAGATGGCGCGCTCGCTCGAGATCGGCCGCGTCCTCGTCCCCCCGGCCCCCGGTGTCTTCAGCGCCATCGGGCTCCTCGAGGCCGACGTCGAGCACCACCTCGTGCGGACCTACCTCCGCCCGCTGGCGGCCGTCAAGCCGGGCGAGCTGGCGGCCGCCCTGGCCGATCTCGAAGAGGAAGCGGAGACGCTGGTGCGCGCGGAGGGCTTCCGGGGGCCGGTGGAGACCGCCCGGGCCGCCGACTTGAAGTACCAGGGGCAGTCGTTCGAGCTCACGGTGCCCCTGCCGGACGAGTGGACGGTGGACGACGTGCCGCGGCGGCTCGCGGCGGCCTTCGGACGGGAGCACGAGCGGACGTACGGCCACAAGGCGGACGACGACCCGATCCAGATCGTGAACCTCCGCCTGACGGTGCGGCTGCCGCGCCCCGCCGAGCGCCCGACTCTCCGGGCCGCGGGACGGGCCCCGGCGAGCCGTGAGACACGGCCGGCCTACTTCGGGCCGGCCGACGGGAGCCGACCGACGCCGGTGATCGGCCGGCTCGACCTCGCGGGCGCGGGCCGCCCGGGCCCGCTCCTGATCGAGGAGTACGACGCGACGACGCTCGTGCCGCCTGACGCGACCGCCGAGCTCGATGCCTGGGGGAACATCGTGATTACCACGGGAGCCTGACGATGGGGAGCCGCGACCTCAGCGACCCGATCCTGCTCGAGCTGATCCGGAACGCGCTCGACGCGACCGTGGAGGAGATGGCCATCGCGCTCGTCCGCACGGCCTACTCCAACAACCTCAAGAACTCGATGGACATGTCCTGCGCCCTGTGCGACGCCGACGGACGCCTGATCGCCCAGGGGCTCACCCTTCCGCTCCACCTGGGCTCGGTGCCCGACGCGATGGCCCACGTGCGGCGGAAGTTCGCCGGGCGGATCGACCCCGGCGACGTGTTCATCCTCAACGACCCCTACGCGGGCGGCACCCACCTGCCCGACTTCTACATCGTCAAGCCGACCTTCCTGGAGGGGGAGCTAGTCGGCTGGGCCACCAGCATCGGCCATCAGCTCGACGTCGGCGGGAAGACGCCGGGAGGAAACGGGTGCGACGCGACCGAGATCTTCCAGGAAGGCCTCCGCATCCCGCCGCTCAAGCTCTACGCGGCCGGCCGGCCGGTGGAGGCCCTCTTCGAGCTGATCGAGCGCAACGTCCGCGTCCCGCGCCAGGTGCTGGGCGACGTCCGGGCCCAGCTCGCGGCCTGCGAGGCGGGCGAGCGGGCCTATCTGAAGCTCCTGGCCCAGCACGGCCCGGAGCGGTTCGCCGCCTGCACGACGGCGCTGCTCGACCAGGCGGAGCGGCTCGCGCGGACCGCCATCCGCGCCATGCCGCCCGGCAGCTACACCTTCACCGACTACCTCGACGACGACGGGATCGATCCGGACCCGATCACGCTCACCGTGCGGCTCACCGTCGCCGGCGACCGCATCATCGCCGACTTCACCGGCTCGGCCCCGCAGGTGAAGGGCGGCATCAACTCCCCGCTCCCCTTCACCAAGTCGGCGGTCTACGCCGCCGTGCGCCACCTCATCGGCGGCGAGCCGCCGAACAACGAGGGGTACTTCCGCCCCATCGAGGTGATCGCGCCGCCGGGGACCATCGTCAACCCGGTGCCGCCAGCGGCGGTGGCGGCCCGGGGCCTGACCGGCTTCCGGATGGCCAACGTGCTCTTCGGCGCCCTGGCCCAGATCGCGCCCGACCGGGTCTTCGCCTGTGAGGTGGGCGGCGACACCGGGGTCAGCATCGGGGGATATGACGCCGAGCGCCGGCCGTTCGTCTTCCTGGAGTTTCTCTTCGGCTCCTG
Encoded proteins:
- a CDS encoding hydantoinase/oxoprolinase family protein, with amino-acid sequence RLGVDVGGTFTDLVLVGPDGQALTHKVLSTTANYAEGIVAGVRALLAEAGVAPAAVGDVVHGTTVATNAILEHRGARTGLITTAGFRDILEIRRLRMPRLYDMDFERPAPLVRRRWRREVGERMNHRGEIVQPLDRAGAAAAVDRLIAEGVESIAVCLLHAYANPAHERALGALVRERAPGVSLTLSSDILPEIREFERTSTAVANAYVMPIMDRYLERLASDLTTLGVDGALLVMQSNGGIMTADGARRRPVHVIESGPAAGVIATAALARRTGLSNVISIDMGGTTAKASIIEGGEIKRTGEYEIGGSVSQGSRLNKGGGYLLRVPAIDIAEVGAGGGSLVSLDPAGALRVGPESAGALPGPVCYDLGGTQVTLTDANVCLGYLHPERLASGLPLRAGPARSALAAQIAAPLGLPLLEAAHGVYLLGCAGMARAVRAVTIERGRDPRDFTIVAFGGNGPLFAAEMARSLEIGRVLVPPAPGVFSAIGLLEADVEHHLVRTYLRPLAAVKPGELAAALADLEEEAETLVRAEGFRGPVETARAADLKYQGQSFELTVPLPDEWTVDDVPRRLAAAFGREHERTYGHKADDDPIQIVNLRLTVRLPRPAERPTLRAAGRAPASRETRPAYFGPADGSRPTPVIGRLDLAGAGRPGPLLIEEYDATTLVPPDATAELDAWGNIVITTGA
- a CDS encoding hydantoinase B/oxoprolinase family protein, with product MGSRDLSDPILLELIRNALDATVEEMAIALVRTAYSNNLKNSMDMSCALCDADGRLIAQGLTLPLHLGSVPDAMAHVRRKFAGRIDPGDVFILNDPYAGGTHLPDFYIVKPTFLEGELVGWATSIGHQLDVGGKTPGGNGCDATEIFQEGLRIPPLKLYAAGRPVEALFELIERNVRVPRQVLGDVRAQLAACEAGERAYLKLLAQHGPERFAACTTALLDQAERLARTAIRAMPPGSYTFTDYLDDDGIDPDPITLTVRLTVAGDRIIADFTGSAPQVKGGINSPLPFTKSAVYAAVRHLIGGEPPNNEGYFRPIEVIAPPGTIVNPVPPAAVAARGLTGFRMANVLFGALAQIAPDRVFACEVGGDTGVSIGGYDAERRPFVFLEFLFGSWGGRPNKDGVDGNSSSVVNFSNNPVEVIESEYPIAIEQYGFVPDTGGPGRFRGGLALVRQYRFLETEGTLQLRTDRRRFLPYGLQGGRPGTPSRNVLTPRAVTELPGKCTVTIRRDDVFRHVLAGAGGFGDPLDRDPERVLRDVLEEKITPAYARREYGVVIDEATDAVGADATRELRAAMRTATLPR